Within the Anaerolineae bacterium genome, the region GCCACCACCAGCCGGCCCTCCGTCTCACCGGCGTCGGCGATGAGCGCCGCTTCGGGGCCCACGCTGCCCAGGATCACCGTGGCGGCATTGGCCGGGTCGCCGGCCAGCACCATGGTGCCCGCAGCGTAAGCGTAGGGGGTCAACCCGCTGATCTGGGCCAGGGTGGGGTGGTAGCGTTCTGAAAGGCCGCTTTCGGCAAAGGTGCTGCGCGTCACGCCCTGACTGAGCAGGCCCAGGGGGCCGGTGCCGGAGGTCACCACCGGCGGGCGGTCGGCGACCGCAGCCACCTGGCTGATGCGTTCGGCCACCACCAGCCCCATCAACCCGGCCGCGCTCTGCATGTCGGCAATCTTGCCCCGGCCAATGGTGAGATGGAGCCGCTGCCCGGCTTCCACGGCCTCGCCGAGGGCCCGCTGGAGGCGGGTGTACGCCGCGATGGAGCGCAACTCCCGGCCCGGGCGGGCGCGCAGGCTGACGCGAAACACAACGAGCAGGGCGAAGAACAAAAGGATCAGCGCCAATCCCAACCAGTGGGCCAAAGTCATGATTCACCTTCCATAAGCCGATGGACAAAACGGCGCCGCGCGTCTTCGTGGAGGAGCAGGTAGAGAAAAACATGAGCCGTGGGTGAAGGCCACGCCTCCCGCAGGGTTTCCAGGAAAGGCAATCCCAGGGCCCACACCGGGTCCCCGGCCTCCAGGGCGGCCCCGACCCAGGGGGCCAGCCCCCATCGGCGCAGCCGCTGCGCCCAGGTTGCCCAGTACGCTTCGTAGGCCTTCGCCTCGCCCTTCATCTTTTCAGTATAGCACGATTTTACCAATTGTGGCATAAGGAGCCTATGCGAAAGGGAACACGCATTTGTGAAGCAAATCGGGCGGCGCCTTGGCCGCCCGATACGCCGCCTTCTCGCTGTGCCCCCAAGCGCCTCACGGCACAAAACGGGTGCCCGTTTTGCCCTCCAGCGCCAGGGGGATGCGTTCTGGTGAAGTGATGAGCGCCTGCCCTTGAAAGACACGCTTCAAATACCAGAGGATGGCCTCCACCTTGGGCTTCATGCTGCCCGGCTTGAAGTGGCCTTCGGCCAGGTAACGCTCGGCCTCGGCCACGGTCACCCGATCCAGCCAGCGCTGATTGGGCTGGCCGAAGTTCAGGGCCACCTTTTCCACCGCCGTGGAGATGAGGAAGAGGTCCGCCTGCAGGGAGACGGCCAGCAGGGCCGAGGCGTAATCCTTGTCGATGACGGCCTCCACCCCTTCCAGTTCGCCCCGTTCGTTCTCCACCACCGGGATGCCACCGCCGCCCACGGCAATGACCACAAACCCCTGGCCCACTAAGGTGCGAATGGCCTCCAGTTCGATGATGCGTTTGGGGATGGGGGAGGGGACCACCCGCCGCCAGCCGCGGCCGGCGTCTTCCATCACATGCCAGCCTTCGGCCATGCGCTGCCTGGCTGTGGCCTCGTCCATGAAAGAGCCGATGGGCTTGGTGGGGTGCTGGAAAGCCGGGTCGTTGCGGTCCACCAGCACCTGGGTGACCACGGTGGCGGCCAGTTTGTCCATCCCACGGCGCTTGAATTCGTTAAAAAGCGCCTTTTGGAACATGTAGCCGATGGCGCCCTGGGTGTCGGCGCCGCAGGAGTCCAGCGGCACAGGGTGCAGCTCATGGGCGGCCAGTTCCGAGCGCCGCAGGATGAACCCCACCTGGGGGCCGTTGCCGTGGGTGATGACCACATCCCACCCGGCAGCGATCATCTCGGCGATGTGCCGCATGGTCTCCCGTGCGGCCTCGTACTGGTCGGGCACGGTCACCCGTTTTGGATCGCGAATCAGCGTGTTCCCGCCAACGGCAACCACAGCAAGAGGGGTCATGACGCCTCCAGGGAAGGGGATGGCTGCAACCAGGGCCTCTATTTTATCCCATGGTCAGCGCCATGACCGCTTTCTGCACATGGAGCCGGTTTTCG harbors:
- the arcC gene encoding carbamate kinase; its protein translation is MTPLAVVAVGGNTLIRDPKRVTVPDQYEAARETMRHIAEMIAAGWDVVITHGNGPQVGFILRRSELAAHELHPVPLDSCGADTQGAIGYMFQKALFNEFKRRGMDKLAATVVTQVLVDRNDPAFQHPTKPIGSFMDEATARQRMAEGWHVMEDAGRGWRRVVPSPIPKRIIELEAIRTLVGQGFVVIAVGGGGIPVVENERGELEGVEAVIDKDYASALLAVSLQADLFLISTAVEKVALNFGQPNQRWLDRVTVAEAERYLAEGHFKPGSMKPKVEAILWYLKRVFQGQALITSPERIPLALEGKTGTRFVP